The following are encoded in a window of Flavobacteriales bacterium genomic DNA:
- a CDS encoding M36 family metallopeptidase — protein sequence MLSVATLHAQDRPDPRALITLVQGDLVKAGFTEQDLADVVVTDHYTTAHTGVQHTWLRQRWQGIEVWNGEIAVHRMADGSLLKLNVGAFPRITGRVNSISPAIGADAALAQALGKEGLPMPRLLSTEPGHKRVYDGADFGEMPVTVQLALWPVDTLLRLVWSVDFLMPSGEHWWDLKIDALTGQELDRVDRVIHCSFGEGRTHAHGSCPAHMHEVPEENAAFMSAPNTYRVFAPPLVSPSEGPRSVVTSPWLDGGIASPFGWHDTNGAPGAEYTITRGNNVHAYEDIDGANATPGFSPDGGPTLEFDFPMNLAGHPHNYQSAAITNLFFWCNYMHDVLYAYGFDEGSGNFQQNNYGRGGMEGDLIRAEAMDGSGMNNANIQVPSDGLPPRMQMFLWNYASPVRTSDLENGVIGHEYAHGLSQRLVGGPGSVTCLGNNEQMGEGWSDYIGLMMTMKASDTRSMPRGVGNYLRGQPPGPGGIRPAPYSTDFAVNNYTYALTNLYGGLSAPHGIGFVWCTMLWEMTWDLIDLYGFSPDLYNGNGGNNRALRLVIDGMKLTPCKPGFVDARDAILAADMAAYGGAHQDLIRAAFARRGLGYFASQGSSSSRDDQVESFETGPLNNNLALEAIVAPANSVTRSCGPWVAKLRVRNTGLLPQSGFTVRYQVDDGPVFSQVVGQTLTHLGTVDVEYPMSPIELVEPGGYVIRAWVESAGDELPADDERIKVIELRTGRPVPHYFSWDYYSADRWLPIESGSPWFVDNEPHGWTCSSQKVFRRTHTLPGTDGYQSPLIGVPDNEVASFQYRRAYVPWLSDPNSVHSLRITISEDCGQTWDVIQELEAPAMATAPPNASRSLTSCAQWVNESVSLQAYAGKTVRLRFEATTGAVPGGRTFIDDLRVLTPPPAVEVAVNEILSPGGSQMFYCSTTSQPVSMRMYSGGFQPATGFQVGYQVNGGPWVMETFVGTMMPGTQGVHVFATPAQFPGPGFNTIEVKAFITDQNPANNSLNRVFDLVAVNTFDTPPWPEPAFLVTSEDGVVAPIEWNLQNFDEDRTWENVQVNTGHNCSTSRALRVDHFGYNAFGNEDRLVSPIYRLNANHRATLRFAHAYAPHTDPARADGFRVDVSADCGSNWTTVFFQEGAELGTTFATNVPWEPTNCASWRNTMLSLEAFDGQEIMLRFVAINGGGNRFFLDDMRLDQLPYVNAQLQEILNPPPGNVVECDGSGLPVAVVVGNGGAMPLGDIPVRYRVDNGPWVNGVAQGPHAPSSAVGYIFSTPLLGLSPGQHTVRVEVLYPGDQRPVDDIGEVTFDLQVNQILPTPFFEGLASGVAVPPGWELGNQDQGSTWYAASLPTGSPGTGCLSTWAWGRDHYNDQGFGFDHIITPFIDLSSLHGTRLKFDHAYAKHVAGGNLDGLRIEIRNSCQAGWTTVFVRTGSALITAPNYSGASWQPATCEQWEHHNISLSAYDGQTIQLRISSQNNYGGQLYVDNLRLMNEEVLVSVKLFLEGPYNSGTQTMFDDLRAGGLVPLIEPYSALGFQRVADPGATSVLPGFLGNAGNNSVVDWVMVELRKLNAPSQVVATRCVLVQRDGDLMRPDNASTTLRLPGDPGNYHIAVRHRNHLGAMTQQPVFLSSGNSVMVDFTTLSLPVFGTEPMRTVGPRRVLWSGNVTNDGSLKYTGLNNDRDPILQAIGGTVPSNTFNGYHRADVNMDGQVKYTGVANDRDPILQNVGGSVPSNTRTEQLP from the coding sequence ATGCTCTCCGTCGCCACGCTCCATGCCCAGGACCGTCCCGATCCGCGCGCTTTGATCACCTTGGTGCAGGGTGATCTGGTGAAGGCGGGTTTCACGGAGCAGGACCTGGCCGATGTGGTGGTGACAGACCATTATACAACGGCGCACACCGGGGTGCAGCACACCTGGCTGCGCCAACGTTGGCAGGGCATCGAGGTGTGGAACGGTGAGATCGCCGTGCACCGCATGGCCGACGGTTCCCTGCTGAAGCTGAACGTGGGCGCTTTTCCACGGATCACCGGCAGGGTGAACTCCATCAGCCCCGCGATCGGTGCGGACGCTGCACTGGCACAGGCGCTCGGCAAGGAGGGCCTGCCCATGCCGCGGTTGCTGAGCACTGAGCCCGGGCACAAGCGTGTGTATGATGGCGCGGACTTCGGCGAAATGCCGGTGACCGTCCAGTTGGCACTATGGCCGGTGGATACCCTGCTGCGCCTGGTCTGGTCAGTGGATTTCCTGATGCCCAGCGGTGAGCACTGGTGGGACCTGAAGATCGATGCCCTTACCGGGCAGGAACTCGATCGGGTGGACCGGGTGATCCATTGCAGCTTCGGCGAGGGGCGGACGCATGCCCATGGTTCATGCCCCGCGCACATGCATGAGGTTCCCGAAGAGAACGCCGCATTCATGTCCGCTCCCAACACTTATCGGGTCTTCGCACCGCCACTGGTAAGTCCGAGCGAGGGTCCGCGCTCCGTCGTGACCTCACCTTGGCTGGATGGCGGCATCGCTTCGCCGTTCGGCTGGCACGACACCAATGGTGCCCCTGGTGCGGAGTACACCATCACCCGAGGCAACAATGTGCATGCCTATGAGGATATCGATGGCGCGAATGCCACCCCGGGCTTCAGTCCGGATGGAGGCCCGACTTTGGAGTTCGACTTCCCGATGAACCTGGCGGGGCACCCGCACAACTATCAAAGCGCGGCCATCACCAACCTGTTCTTCTGGTGCAACTACATGCACGATGTGCTGTACGCCTATGGATTCGATGAGGGGAGCGGGAATTTCCAACAGAACAACTATGGCCGCGGAGGCATGGAGGGGGATCTCATCCGGGCCGAAGCAATGGACGGGAGTGGAATGAACAACGCCAATATCCAAGTACCATCGGATGGTTTGCCGCCGCGCATGCAGATGTTCCTATGGAACTACGCCAGTCCGGTCCGCACCAGCGACCTGGAGAATGGCGTGATCGGCCATGAGTATGCACATGGCCTGAGTCAGCGGCTGGTGGGTGGCCCGGGTAGCGTGACCTGCCTGGGCAATAACGAACAGATGGGCGAAGGGTGGAGCGATTACATCGGTCTGATGATGACCATGAAAGCATCGGACACCCGGAGCATGCCGCGTGGGGTGGGCAACTATTTGAGGGGCCAGCCACCTGGACCGGGTGGCATCCGTCCTGCACCTTACAGTACCGACTTCGCGGTGAACAACTACACCTATGCATTGACGAACCTGTACGGTGGACTATCGGCGCCGCACGGCATTGGCTTCGTGTGGTGCACCATGCTGTGGGAGATGACCTGGGATTTGATCGACCTCTACGGTTTCTCCCCCGACCTGTACAATGGCAATGGGGGCAACAACCGGGCACTGCGCCTGGTGATCGATGGCATGAAGCTCACACCTTGCAAGCCGGGCTTCGTGGACGCGCGTGATGCGATCCTGGCCGCCGACATGGCCGCCTATGGGGGGGCACACCAGGACCTGATCCGAGCCGCCTTCGCGCGCCGAGGGCTGGGATACTTCGCATCACAAGGCTCCAGCTCTTCGCGCGACGATCAAGTGGAGTCTTTCGAGACCGGCCCCTTGAACAACAATCTGGCGCTGGAGGCCATAGTGGCCCCGGCGAACAGCGTGACCCGATCCTGCGGACCATGGGTGGCGAAGCTGCGGGTGCGCAACACGGGTCTGCTGCCTCAAAGTGGATTCACAGTGCGTTACCAGGTGGACGATGGGCCGGTGTTCAGCCAGGTGGTGGGGCAGACCCTGACGCACCTCGGCACCGTGGATGTGGAGTACCCCATGTCCCCGATCGAACTGGTCGAACCAGGTGGGTATGTGATACGCGCCTGGGTGGAAAGTGCCGGTGATGAACTGCCAGCGGATGATGAACGGATCAAGGTGATAGAGCTTCGGACAGGGAGGCCGGTGCCCCATTACTTTTCTTGGGACTATTACTCGGCTGATAGGTGGCTTCCCATCGAGAGCGGCAGTCCTTGGTTTGTTGATAACGAGCCACATGGATGGACATGTTCCTCCCAGAAGGTCTTCCGGAGGACCCACACTCTGCCGGGAACTGATGGATACCAAAGTCCGCTCATTGGCGTACCTGACAATGAGGTCGCTTCATTCCAATACCGCAGGGCCTATGTCCCCTGGTTGTCCGATCCCAACAGTGTGCACAGCTTGCGCATCACCATTTCCGAGGATTGCGGCCAGACCTGGGACGTGATCCAGGAACTGGAAGCACCGGCCATGGCCACCGCACCACCGAATGCCTCCCGCAGCCTGACCTCTTGCGCTCAGTGGGTGAATGAGAGTGTTTCGCTGCAGGCATATGCGGGAAAGACGGTCCGTCTGCGGTTCGAGGCGACCACCGGAGCTGTACCGGGGGGCAGGACGTTCATCGACGATCTGCGCGTACTAACTCCACCACCGGCTGTGGAGGTGGCCGTCAACGAGATCCTCTCCCCGGGTGGATCCCAGATGTTCTATTGCAGCACCACCTCGCAGCCCGTTTCCATGCGGATGTATAGCGGTGGCTTTCAACCGGCCACCGGGTTCCAGGTGGGATATCAAGTGAATGGTGGTCCATGGGTGATGGAGACCTTCGTGGGCACGATGATGCCAGGGACCCAGGGCGTCCATGTGTTCGCCACACCGGCCCAGTTCCCGGGTCCTGGTTTCAATACGATCGAGGTCAAGGCCTTCATCACCGACCAGAACCCCGCCAACAATTCGCTGAACCGTGTCTTCGACCTGGTGGCGGTGAACACCTTCGACACGCCGCCCTGGCCCGAACCGGCGTTCCTTGTGACCAGTGAGGATGGCGTTGTTGCTCCGATCGAATGGAACCTGCAGAACTTCGATGAGGACCGCACTTGGGAGAACGTGCAGGTGAACACCGGTCACAACTGTTCCACTTCACGCGCCCTGCGGGTTGACCACTTTGGCTACAACGCCTTCGGGAACGAGGATCGGCTGGTGAGCCCCATCTACCGCCTGAATGCGAACCACCGGGCCACCCTGCGTTTTGCCCATGCCTATGCGCCCCATACCGATCCGGCACGCGCCGATGGTTTTCGGGTGGATGTGAGCGCCGACTGCGGTTCCAATTGGACCACCGTGTTCTTCCAGGAGGGTGCGGAGTTGGGCACCACCTTCGCCACCAATGTCCCATGGGAACCCACCAATTGTGCGTCCTGGCGGAACACCATGCTCTCCTTGGAGGCATTCGACGGCCAGGAGATCATGTTGCGCTTCGTGGCCATCAATGGTGGGGGCAACCGCTTCTTCCTGGATGACATGCGCTTGGACCAATTGCCTTACGTGAATGCCCAACTGCAGGAGATCCTGAACCCACCACCGGGCAATGTGGTCGAATGCGACGGCTCCGGGTTGCCGGTGGCTGTCGTGGTGGGCAATGGTGGTGCCATGCCGTTGGGGGATATTCCGGTGCGCTACCGCGTGGACAATGGTCCTTGGGTCAATGGTGTGGCGCAGGGTCCACACGCACCGTCCTCGGCCGTGGGCTACATCTTCTCCACGCCGCTACTGGGGCTGTCTCCCGGGCAGCATACCGTGCGGGTGGAGGTGCTCTATCCAGGGGACCAACGCCCGGTGGATGATATTGGCGAGGTCACCTTCGACCTGCAGGTCAACCAGATACTGCCTACGCCTTTCTTCGAGGGCTTGGCTTCCGGCGTGGCGGTACCACCGGGATGGGAACTGGGCAACCAGGACCAGGGCAGTACCTGGTACGCGGCCTCCCTGCCGACCGGTTCGCCCGGTACAGGCTGCCTTTCCACCTGGGCCTGGGGCAGAGACCACTACAACGACCAAGGCTTCGGCTTCGATCACATCATTACACCCTTCATCGACCTCTCCTCCCTGCACGGTACCCGATTGAAGTTCGACCACGCCTATGCGAAGCATGTGGCGGGGGGCAACTTGGATGGTCTGCGGATAGAGATCCGGAACAGTTGCCAGGCGGGCTGGACCACGGTTTTCGTGCGCACCGGCAGCGCCCTGATCACCGCGCCGAACTACAGTGGAGCAAGTTGGCAACCCGCCACCTGTGAGCAATGGGAGCACCACAACATCTCCCTCAGTGCTTATGACGGACAGACGATCCAGCTCCGGATCTCCTCACAGAACAACTATGGTGGCCAGCTCTATGTGGACAACCTGCGCCTGATGAACGAGGAAGTGCTGGTGAGTGTGAAGCTCTTTCTGGAAGGCCCTTACAACAGCGGCACCCAGACCATGTTCGACGACCTGCGCGCAGGGGGGCTGGTGCCACTCATAGAGCCTTATTCGGCCCTGGGTTTCCAGCGGGTGGCCGATCCAGGCGCCACCTCGGTGCTGCCCGGCTTCCTGGGCAATGCGGGCAACAACTCCGTGGTGGATTGGGTGATGGTGGAACTGCGCAAGCTGAACGCGCCTTCACAGGTGGTGGCCACGCGCTGCGTGCTGGTGCAACGCGACGGGGACCTGATGCGCCCGGACAACGCAAGCACCACGTTGCGACTTCCTGGCGACCCCGGCAACTACCACATCGCCGTGCGGCACCGCAATCATTTGGGCGCCATGACGCAACAGCCGGTCTTTCTGAGTTCGGGCAATTCGGTGATGGTGGACTTCACCACGCTCTCGTTGCCGGTGTTCGGCACGGAGCCCATGCGGACGGTGGGCCCGCGGCGGGTGCTCTGGTCGGGAAACGTCACCAATGATGGGTCACTGAAATACACGGGGTTGAACAACGACCGCGATCCCATCCTGCAGGCCATTGGCGGCACCGTGCCCAGCAACACCTTCAACGGCTACCACCGGGCGGATGTGAACATGGACGGCCAGGTGAAATACACTGGTGTGGCCAATGACCGCGACCCCATCCTGCAGAACGTGGGTGGCAGTGTGCCCTCCAATACCCGTACGGAGCAGTTGCCGTAG
- a CDS encoding YajQ family cyclic di-GMP-binding protein, which yields MPSVDILSKVDLQMLDNAINVVKREIDTRYDLRGTNSTIELDKKALTIRISTEDHLKLDAVLDILLERSGKQKVDVRSYDLSEEPVPSGKTLYRIVKVKQGIERETAKKIVKAIKDSGLKVQPQIMDDLIRVTGKKIDDLQAVMALCREKDFELPLQFENMKS from the coding sequence ATGCCTTCCGTCGACATCCTTTCCAAGGTGGACCTCCAGATGCTGGACAACGCCATCAACGTGGTGAAGCGCGAGATAGATACCCGCTACGACCTGCGCGGCACCAACAGCACCATCGAACTGGACAAGAAGGCGTTGACCATCCGGATCAGCACCGAGGACCACCTGAAACTGGATGCTGTGCTGGACATCCTGTTGGAGCGCAGTGGCAAGCAGAAGGTGGACGTACGCAGCTACGACCTGAGCGAAGAGCCCGTGCCCAGCGGCAAAACGCTCTACCGCATCGTCAAGGTGAAGCAGGGCATCGAGCGGGAGACCGCCAAGAAGATCGTGAAGGCCATCAAGGACAGCGGCCTGAAGGTGCAGCCCCAGATCATGGACGACTTGATCCGCGTGACAGGCAAGAAGATCGACGACCTGCAGGCCGTGATGGCCCTGTGCCGTGAGAAGGACTTCGAACTGCCGTTGCAGTTCGAGAACATGAAGAGCTGA
- a CDS encoding T9SS type A sorting domain-containing protein, with product MKKSLLASVLAIGALIAHAQVTTYVLQPPALEGALEFTWPAWGQTPDLNDPANQVIGMAAFVNDGTAGDSLGCNALVNGAEIAGKIAMVYRGACEFGIKALNAQNAGAIAVVIINNAPGVIAMGAGASGGDVTIPVVMIGGESGALLYDEILAGNVQLLIGSVLGVYDYNLSMSSDASRITRYSARPGPFSQGLTTTMGATIRNFGSQPQSGITLKCVITNGANTVYDQTSAPAALGFNESAFFSLPDFTQASYQGLYEATYTIQSANPDDFPSDNSFSFNFLAEELAAYSRIHPVDKVPLPDTHIRAVLNAPNFGLCTYFRHPQASQYKVEGIYTSSSKAGGASVEGDLLEARIYEWNGNWSGWSDATVDQIFQVDVADYFYTENLGSQVVYIPFTTPFGMEDNQRYLFCSFTPATDVFIGAGEVLNYVDMQAQDDEPIYIAYNDGEWISFTDLDHSSVGIKMTPVVGIAESDKLELTPFPNPATEWIRIPLAGQTGAANLQIFDLAGNKVGEQRVSVGGDETLLVNVNGMTNGMYIFQMNFDSGKYSTFRVVVTK from the coding sequence ATGAAGAAGTCCTTACTCGCTTCTGTGCTTGCCATTGGCGCCTTGATCGCCCATGCGCAGGTGACCACTTACGTGTTGCAACCGCCCGCCCTGGAGGGTGCGTTGGAATTCACCTGGCCTGCCTGGGGCCAGACGCCCGACCTGAACGATCCCGCCAACCAGGTGATCGGCATGGCCGCCTTTGTGAACGATGGTACCGCAGGCGACAGCTTGGGCTGCAATGCCCTGGTGAACGGTGCGGAGATCGCCGGCAAGATCGCCATGGTATACCGCGGCGCTTGTGAGTTCGGCATCAAGGCCCTGAATGCCCAGAACGCCGGTGCCATCGCCGTGGTGATCATCAACAACGCGCCCGGCGTGATCGCCATGGGTGCCGGCGCCAGCGGTGGCGACGTGACGATCCCCGTGGTGATGATCGGTGGCGAGAGCGGTGCGCTGCTCTACGACGAGATCCTCGCCGGCAATGTGCAACTGCTCATCGGCAGTGTGCTGGGGGTGTATGACTACAATCTGTCCATGTCATCGGATGCTTCGCGCATCACCCGCTACAGCGCCCGCCCGGGACCCTTCTCGCAGGGCCTCACCACCACCATGGGCGCCACGATCCGCAACTTCGGGTCCCAGCCCCAGAGTGGCATCACGTTGAAGTGTGTGATCACCAATGGTGCCAACACCGTGTACGACCAGACCTCGGCCCCTGCCGCACTGGGCTTCAACGAGAGCGCCTTTTTCTCGCTGCCCGACTTCACCCAGGCCAGCTACCAGGGTCTGTATGAGGCCACCTACACCATCCAGTCGGCCAACCCGGATGACTTCCCCAGCGACAACAGCTTCAGCTTCAATTTCCTCGCCGAGGAGTTGGCGGCCTACTCGCGCATCCACCCGGTGGACAAGGTTCCCCTGCCCGACACGCACATCCGTGCCGTGCTGAACGCCCCGAACTTCGGGCTCTGCACCTACTTCCGCCACCCACAGGCCAGCCAGTACAAGGTGGAAGGTATCTACACCTCGTCCTCCAAGGCCGGTGGTGCCAGTGTGGAAGGCGACCTGCTGGAGGCGCGCATCTATGAGTGGAACGGCAACTGGAGCGGCTGGAGCGACGCCACCGTCGACCAGATCTTCCAAGTGGATGTGGCCGACTACTTCTACACCGAGAACCTCGGCAGTCAGGTGGTGTACATACCCTTCACCACGCCCTTCGGCATGGAGGACAACCAGCGCTACCTGTTCTGCTCCTTCACCCCCGCCACGGATGTGTTCATCGGCGCGGGCGAGGTGCTGAACTATGTGGACATGCAGGCCCAGGACGATGAGCCCATCTACATCGCTTACAATGACGGCGAGTGGATCTCCTTCACCGATCTGGACCACAGCTCCGTAGGCATCAAGATGACGCCTGTGGTGGGCATCGCCGAAAGCGACAAGCTGGAGCTGACCCCCTTCCCCAACCCCGCCACCGAGTGGATCCGCATCCCGCTGGCCGGCCAGACCGGCGCGGCCAACCTGCAGATCTTCGATCTGGCCGGCAACAAGGTGGGCGAGCAGCGCGTGAGCGTGGGCGGCGACGAGACCCTGCTGGTGAACGTGAACGGCATGACCAACGGCATGTACATCTTCCAGATGAACTTCGACAGCGGCAAGTACAGCACCTTCCGTGTGGTGGTGACCAAGTAA
- a CDS encoding CotH kinase family protein, whose translation MLCLHSAQAQLVINEVCSRNSTVLEDAAGRHPDWIELFNAGGTAVDLGQYHLSDRIMQPGMWPLPALELGPGEYVVFMQGEPADGPMYFPFGISGEGESVFLSDASLVSVSSLDVPTLRADHSFGRHEQGTAIFMDPTPGGPNTTTAYAGYAAMPWPDPLPGFRQPGETMVLMAEQGHAIHYTLDNTDPNTGSSLYHSAISLESNTVVKAIAIAPGLVPSEVFTGTYLVNAHRRLPTLSITTHPDSLFHDTLGIYDTGPFADPEFPYWGANFWSNRHIPVHVEFFDENGHLGLSQKVDLRMHGGTQARTKPQRPFRLTARGRYGDARLRNPFFPERGANMDYKHLVLRNASNDFSRAHFRDAYWHRQVMRDKLDIDAIAYRPVQVFVNGAYWGVMNLRERLSAHYLAQHYDVDRDRILMMEDENTPIIGDTMPFLQLKEFILQHDLNDPVHWAALEEQLDIPSYKDYFATEIFAGNVDWPANNVRYWKPSAVEGKWRYLLHDLDATMYLAEWIPMEVDMFWWVLEHREGWTHSEIFRALLANHEFRRTFINRLADLMNTTFSPGSMQETMAGIRATIGPDMPHHFLRWDVDINLWRQHAEGILPLFARTRQDYVRDHVLDRFELPSTTALRWEVFPPGAGEVRINTIAPEMPFEGVYFSDNPIDLWAEAAPGFVFDHWQHDAVDEDLSEGAFLRYDPTLPGKITAYFRRPGEELMAFPNPFTEQVELGIVARRHTRADIAVHDSQGRVVAEMGHALHPGMNRVTLDLGHLSPGVLLARLVVDGRQASARIVKMRP comes from the coding sequence GGAACAGCACTGTGCTGGAGGATGCGGCTGGACGCCATCCGGACTGGATCGAGTTGTTCAATGCGGGCGGCACAGCGGTTGACCTTGGCCAATACCACCTGAGCGACAGGATCATGCAGCCGGGAATGTGGCCATTGCCAGCCCTGGAGCTTGGTCCCGGGGAATACGTGGTCTTCATGCAAGGCGAACCTGCCGACGGGCCGATGTACTTCCCTTTTGGCATCTCTGGTGAAGGCGAATCGGTCTTCCTGTCCGATGCCTCGCTGGTAAGCGTATCCAGCCTGGACGTTCCCACGCTTCGGGCCGATCATTCCTTCGGCCGCCATGAACAGGGTACGGCCATCTTCATGGACCCCACCCCGGGCGGCCCCAATACCACCACGGCCTATGCGGGATATGCTGCGATGCCCTGGCCGGATCCGCTGCCCGGTTTTCGGCAACCAGGCGAAACCATGGTGTTGATGGCCGAACAAGGCCATGCCATCCACTACACCTTGGACAACACGGACCCGAATACAGGGTCTTCCCTGTACCATTCGGCCATCTCGCTGGAAAGCAACACCGTGGTGAAGGCCATCGCCATCGCCCCCGGACTTGTGCCCAGTGAGGTCTTCACGGGCACCTACCTGGTCAACGCCCACAGACGACTGCCCACCTTATCCATCACCACCCACCCGGACAGCCTGTTCCACGACACCTTGGGGATCTACGACACCGGCCCTTTCGCCGACCCCGAGTTCCCCTACTGGGGCGCCAACTTCTGGAGCAACCGGCACATCCCCGTGCATGTGGAGTTCTTCGACGAGAACGGCCACCTGGGGCTGTCGCAGAAGGTGGATCTGCGCATGCACGGCGGCACGCAGGCCCGCACCAAGCCACAGCGACCCTTCCGCCTCACCGCCAGAGGGCGCTATGGCGACGCGCGTCTGCGAAACCCCTTCTTTCCGGAGCGCGGCGCCAACATGGACTACAAACACCTGGTGTTGCGCAACGCCAGCAACGATTTTTCCAGGGCGCATTTCCGGGACGCTTACTGGCATCGGCAGGTCATGCGCGACAAGCTGGACATCGACGCGATCGCCTACCGCCCCGTGCAGGTCTTCGTCAATGGTGCCTACTGGGGCGTGATGAACCTGCGCGAACGCTTGAGCGCGCACTACCTGGCCCAACACTACGATGTGGACCGCGATCGTATCTTGATGATGGAGGACGAGAACACGCCGATCATCGGGGATACCATGCCCTTCCTCCAATTGAAGGAGTTCATACTGCAGCACGACCTGAACGACCCGGTGCACTGGGCCGCTCTGGAAGAACAACTCGACATTCCCAGCTACAAGGACTACTTCGCCACGGAGATCTTCGCCGGCAATGTGGACTGGCCGGCCAACAACGTGCGCTACTGGAAGCCCTCGGCGGTGGAGGGCAAGTGGCGCTATCTGTTGCACGACCTGGATGCCACCATGTACCTGGCGGAGTGGATCCCCATGGAGGTGGACATGTTCTGGTGGGTGCTGGAACACCGCGAAGGCTGGACCCACAGCGAGATCTTCCGGGCCCTGCTGGCCAACCACGAATTCCGGCGCACCTTCATCAACCGGCTGGCCGACCTGATGAACACCACCTTCTCCCCGGGTTCCATGCAGGAGACCATGGCGGGTATCCGCGCCACCATCGGGCCTGACATGCCGCACCATTTCCTACGGTGGGACGTGGACATCAACCTTTGGAGACAGCACGCCGAAGGCATCCTGCCCCTGTTCGCCCGGACGCGGCAGGACTATGTGCGCGACCATGTGCTGGACCGTTTCGAACTGCCTTCCACCACCGCGCTCCGCTGGGAGGTCTTTCCGCCCGGCGCCGGTGAAGTGCGCATCAACACCATTGCGCCTGAGATGCCGTTCGAGGGTGTCTACTTCAGCGACAATCCGATCGACCTGTGGGCCGAGGCGGCGCCCGGTTTCGTATTCGACCACTGGCAGCATGATGCGGTGGATGAGGACCTGTCGGAAGGTGCCTTCCTGCGGTACGACCCCACCCTGCCAGGCAAGATCACCGCCTACTTCCGCCGGCCGGGCGAAGAACTCATGGCCTTCCCCAACCCTTTCACCGAACAGGTGGAATTGGGCATTGTGGCGCGGCGCCATACCCGGGCGGATATCGCGGTGCACGACAGCCAGGGCCGGGTGGTGGCGGAAATGGGTCATGCGCTGCATCCAGGCATGAACCGGGTGACCCTGGACCTGGGGCACTTGTCGCCGGGCGTTCTGCTGGCCCGCTTGGTCGTGGACGGTCGCCAGGCCAGTGCCCGCATCGTGAAGATGAGGCCCTGA